Within the Miscanthus floridulus cultivar M001 chromosome 2, ASM1932011v1, whole genome shotgun sequence genome, the region TAGAAGGTGTATTGTACTGGAATATTTGATGGCAGGTATGGGAATAAGATATTAGTCACTGATGAGCTGCCAAGTGGTCAGATGGTGGATCAGTGGGAATCAGTTGAGTATGATACAGTTAAGACTCCACTTGAGGTAATGGCATATTTATTATGGTATCATTCTTTTATCATATGTAGTCCTATTCAGGAAAAAAATTATTCCTCTGTAGGTCTATGAGGAGTTGCAACATCAAGGGTACCTAGTTGACTACGAACGTGTTCCAATTACTGATGAAAAAGCACCAAAGGAAGGAGATTTTGACAACCTGGTTAGTTTTACAATTTGCTGCTGAACTTGCCCACTGCTCCTAATATCTTATTACTCCTTTTCTGGAAAAAATAGACCTTCAGAGGTCCATGTTGCCTGGATGCTTTGAGATATGTGTGTAAGTCACGCTATTTCTATGTATTTAGCTATCCTTATAAGTTGAAAAATGGTCTGGACTGTTTTTCCACCATATGAAACACATTTTGCAGGTTGAAAATATCTGCAGCATTATGGAAGCCATATTAGCACTTACCTAGTTTGTTATATTGACGAAGTCCTATTTTTGTAGCTGAGTCCTTGTCTATATCTTAGTTAACTTCCTGTTTCCTAAATTATTTAGACGACTCCTATGTAAAGGTAGCCTTAGTCGTGTTTATGAATCAACCAAGAAATAATCTAGCAAATGGCTTTCCCAAACAACTTGGCTATGATAAGAGCCTCTTCTCGATGGGAGAAGACTATAGATTAGAGGGCGATAAATCCTTATCTCATGTTAATCTGTTGCCATTTTATGCAGACACTCAGATATTGCAATTTATGAAATGTTCACAAATTTGATTTTACATCAAAGCTGTCTTGTTGTAGCGGGTTATTACATAACATAAAATTGCATTGCATTTAACAGGTACGTCGAATCTCTCAAGTTGATATAGAAACAGAAATTGTGTTTAACTGCCAAATGGGGAGGGGACGGACAACTACTGGTATGGTTATAGCTACATTGGTTTACCTAAACCGAATAGGAGCTTCAGGTGAGAACAAAATTTACTCTGGTTCCTGCTTCTGTTATCTGTGTAGATCTGATTGAGACACAGTAGCATGACCACAGACAGTCGTGTTGGGAACTGTCATGTGGTCTTTTAGCATTACAAACTGATGGCAACTGATTCTACGTAAAGCACATTGTATCATTTTGTGCTCATAATCATGCCTGTACTTGGACTTTTGAGATGTTTGGGCTTTTCTGTGTGCTGCAGGTATCCCAAGGACAGGTTCGATTGGGAAGGTCTTCTATGCTGGAAATGATGTAGATGATTATATGCCTAGCTCAGAAGAAGCAACACTCAGAGGAGAATATGCTGTCATTAGGAGCTTAGTCCGAGTTCTCGAAGTAATAACCTTAATATgttatttctttattttattttattttccctTTTTCTCTTAATTTTCTGAGCGTATCcactttgtttttttattttttttgcagGGTGGTGTCGAAGGCAAAAGGCAAGTTGACAAAGTTATTGACAAATGCGACACCATGCAGGTAGATCATTTTATGCTCTGAATGCTAACAATTTAGGAGAAATACTAGCAGTTTATTTCCTGCTTATGTTTGCCTTTCATTGTGAACAGAACCTAAGAGAAGCTATTGCTACTTACCGCAATAACATTCTTCGGCAACCTGATGAGATGAAACGGGAGGCATCACTTTCCTTCTTTGTGGAGTACTTGGAACGTTATTACTTCCTTATATGCTTTGCTGTCTATGTGCATTCGGTGAACTCTGCTCACCAAACAACATTATCAGTAGAAGTTAGTTTTTCTGATTGGATGAGAGCGAGGCCTGAACTGTACAGCATTCTTCGAAGGTGAGATATGGCAACTTGACTGTAGAAATGTCAGCAGTATATACAGCTTGTAAGAGTGTATGTAGTCCAAATAATGTTTCCTTCCTGAGATTAGTTGTTGAAAATCAACACCCTTTCCTATTTTGCGGTGCTTCACATAGGTGGAATGCTCATAGTTTATTCTGCTCTCACCTTGCCCATTATCCTCCTAGACTTTGCCATATTTCAACCAAGACATTTTGTCTTGAAGGTTCTCTAGCCTCCACCAGATGACACATTGATCTTTGCGCCAGATTTTATTCTTGATGGCAGTGAGAACTGTTGGAAGACATAAGCCATTGTGTAAAAAGTTACATATTTCAAACATGAGTGTCATAATGATCATTAACACAAACAGCGCCGTGGATTTTGGTTGTATAAATCTTTAGTTCATGGCCTAAATCTGTAGAATTAGCATATTTGTCAAAAATCTTAATCTGTATCTGTGGCTCCAAACGCAATAATTCTTTTGCTTGTGGCCTGCTTCAGAAAGTTGGTACACTTATCAGATTTAAGCAGGTAACACTTATCAGATTTAAGCAGGTAATTCTTAAATGAACTAAACATGTTAAACCATTATTCAGTGCACTGGATTTTGGAAAATGAATGTGCGAAAGTCTGGGTCAATCTTGTGTAGTAAGGGCACTCCAGAAACTCTTCATTGACTGTAAATATATTAGTTCTTTTTTTTCGACATATATGTTTGCCATTTCAAATAGAATTACTTTCTAAGCCACAAGATATGCTATGTGCTAAATTGCGGAAGAGCTACTTTGCATCTTAAGGACCAACATTTTCAGAGGTACTATTTAAAATGTAGATAATGCTCATCTGCACATGAGAGCTTACAAATACTGTAATAATTTTAGTGATATCACTATTCACTTCCATCTGTTTACCGTATCTCTTTCCGCAATTTTTGACATTATAGCATCTACGTCAGTTTCTTTTCCATTTGATCTTTTCTGTGGATATGCTTAGCTTGGTTGTTTTTGGATTAGACTTAGCATGCATACACTAAAGATAATGCCTCTGAAACCTTGATGTATTGTCATAACATCAGCATATTTAGCTACAAATGGAAGTGGTACTTTACAATTTCAAGGGCGGGACCACTGTTTTAACTGGTGCAGTGTGATGGGCAAGATATGACAGGTGTATTGCCTGGACACTTGAGTCATATAATTGTTGCAGAGTTGTTCTATGCATCTGTGTTGGACTCGTAGTGGTGTTTGGCATGTCCAAAATTTTGTTTGCCGAATTGGATCCCTGTACCCAAGTTGGACCTCAACACCTGCACCCATCTCATGGTAACACTGTACACAGCTGCTTATGGCAGTTTGCATGGTGTATTTGTGCAGGGTCTGCAACTGCTTGATACAGCCACAATAGGACACTTTAGGTACAAAAGCACAAGTGTCTATTTGATCATTCTGAACACATTGCAACTTTCCACTTTTGTTTCACACAATTACTTGCTTAACGTGCTCATATATTGCTCTCTACATATTATCCAGTATATAAAGTCCATTTATTCCATTGCTTGCTGATTAAAACATGGGCACCGGCAAAGATGTATTGTGATGATAGTCAAGAGTGCCATATAGATTATTTTGTTTCTAAAATTACCATCAATTTTATTTTCCATTTCTAACATCTTGCTACATGATTGTTTGACTTAACAAGGAAGCCTTCAAGAATGTCATTGAAAAGGAAAACTATATCTAATGCTATCACTTAATTTTATTCTCTGCTTCCGGCCTCATGTTCCATGATCATTCCACATAACAAGGAAGCTCATTTCTTGACATTTAAATTTGTTCAGGCTATTGAGAAGATATCCAATGGGTGCTCTTGGTTATTCAAGTTCAAAACCCCCTCTTACCAAAATTGTTGAGTCTGCTAATGGGCGTCCACAAGATATGGATGTTGTTGCTGCCATGAGGAATGGTGAAGTTCTTGGGCGTTTAACTGTTTTAAAAAGCGACCACTGCCCAGGCAACCACAGCCTTAATTTACCTGAGAGGGTGGAGGGTGCACCAAATTTTCGGGAAATACCTGGGTTTCCAGTCTACGGTGTTGCAAATCCTACTGTTGATGGTATTCGAGCTGTTATCCAGTGCATCAGTACAAGCAAGGGAGGGCGACCTGTACTGTGGCATAATATGAGAGAAGAACCTGTTATCTACATAAATGGAAAACCATTTGTGCTACGTGAAGTGGAAAGACCTTGCAAGAATATGCTGGAGTACACGGTAAGTACTACTTTCAGTTTCCTCAATGGATTTTTTGACAAATAATATGTTGCTTGTACTACATCTAGCCAACTATAGTTAGCGTTTAGTATAAAGAAAGAACAAaaatagttttagtttgtttgttTTGTTCGTAAGCATTAACTACTGTTGACTGGTGGGAGTAACTTTTTTGGGCTAATAAGATCATTTTTTTCAAAGTTATATTGCATGGGTATTTCTTTGTTTTTCTCTTGTTATGACAGCATGCTTATGTGATACACACCTAAGAGCAACCCCAACTGTTTGGCTAAAATTACTAGCCAAATTTCATAGTTTAGCcattttgtaaaatagaaaactcCTCAAAAAAGAAGAGGCCTGCAATAGCCTTGCTATTTCTCATCTTCAGATATCAAGCGCCTATGGTTGGCTTTATATGGCCACCTAAAATCATGGGATAGCCAGCTTTCTATTTTACAAAACCAGATGGCACATCTGTTGGAGCCTACCTTTTGCTATACAAATTCTAAATAGCCTCCAAAACAAGAATAGCCgagctgttggagttgctctaagctcTTTATCCTCATTCTGCAAAGGTGTTCATATAACTACTGGTCTTAAAACTTTCCAAAGGACTTCTGCATATTCTGGTCCTATGAAAAGAATTTTACCTATTTATTCATGTTGTTAATTTTGTGTACTATTAGTAATTACATCTAAACATGCTTAAGAGAACTATTTCTTAATATGATGTCATATGCTCTGGGAAATGGTTTAGTGCTCTAACTGATACACGGTATCAGGGGATTGATCGTGCTAGGGTGGAACGCATGGAGGCTCGGCTGAAGGAGGACATTTTACGCGAGGCGGAACGATATGGTGGAGCGATAATGGTTATTCATGAAACTGACgatggagagatcttcgacacatGGGAAAATGTAGATAATGAAGCTGTTCTGACTCCGTTGGAGGTATACAAAAACTTGGAGAGTGAAGGCCTTCCGATCAAATATGCACGAGTGCCCATTACTGATGGTAAAGCTCCCAAAAGTTCAGACTTTGACACGATAGCCTTCAATGTTACTTCTGCTAGCAAGAGCACTGCTTTCGTATTCAATTGCCAGGTACTGCATATCTTTACTGGATTGACTCTTGAGTTACATGAGTTTTCAAAAACTTAAACGTTGATTTTGTGGTGATTATAGATGGGCAGGGGCAGAACAACTACAGGAACTGTGATTGCTTGCTTGCTGAAACTCCGAATTGATCATGGCAGGCCTATTAGAATCGCAGTTTGTCAATATGGCCATGAAGATGATGCTATTTACTCAACTGGAGGAGATACAGCAGATCACAATGGTCACTTGAATTCAGAATCATGGAAACCTCGCACTTTGACAAAGCTAAATTCTGGATTTGGAATTAATGACATCCTTGTGCTGCGAAAAATTACAAGATTATTTGATAACGGAATTGAGTGTAGGCAAACTTTGGATACTGTTATTGATAGATGTTCAGCTTTGCAGAATATTCGGCAAGCTGTTTTGAAGTACACAAGAGTAATTAATCAACAACATGTTGAGCCTAGAGTTAGGAGGGTTGCATTAAATCGTGGCGCTGAATATTTGGAGAGATACCTCAAATTAATTGCATTTTTAGCATACCTTGGTTGTGAAGCATTTGATGGTTTCTGTGGACAAGGAGAAACAAAGATCTCATTTAAAGGATGGCTGCAACAGCGGCCGGAGATCCAAACCATGAAATGGAGCATAAGACTGCGACCTGGCCGTTTTTTCACTGTGCCGGTAAATACACTCCTTGATTCTGATAAAAACTTAATTTTTGCACCTTTGATGGAACTAAAACATATTTTCTATTTTCAGCACGAGCAGAAAGCAACATATCCACCTCCACAAGGTGATGTAACAATGGAAACCATTGTCAAAGCTCGTAGTGGTTCTGTTCTGGGAAAGGGATCAATACTCAAAATGTACTTCTTTCCTGGACAGAAGAGGTCAAACAGTGTGAATTTCCAGGGTGCACCTCATGTTTTTAAGGTACTGCTGTGTTACCTAAAAGTTGTTGCATTCGATCTTTGATCATTGGATGTTTATGATATTGTGTAGTTATTCCTATCCTAGTCAGTTGTACCAACTGAGTTTTTTTTGTTATTTATTGAACTTCCTTACCCATTAGATTTAGAGTTAGATTAGCTGATATCTTTGACATGAAATTTCAGATGGACAAATATTTCAAACCAGTTCACCATTCGTAGTATTTTATTACAAATAAAGGAATGCTAATAGTAGTCTTTCAGCTAGCTCATTGCTAAATTCCGAATTGAGAACCTAGAATCTCTATGTTAGGTTCCATATTAAATTAACATGTTGGGTGCTATAATAACACTCGGTGGCTGATACATAACTTGTAATTTGTTTAGATGGAATTCAGCTTAGCTTCTGTGTTAGTATTTGTTAgtttgttgttcttttatgacACTTAGGTTGTTGAACCCTAGTGCACAAGCATTTTTTTATCCATGATTCCATGTAGTCATAGTAAAGGGGAAAAAATTCATATCCAATTACCGGAATTGCCAATTAAACTGTGATCACTTCATTACTAATAAATGTTTCCTTTTCAGTAAAACGCACTATAGCTGTAACCACTATGACGTTTTCTATTATGGGGATAGGGCTAGCCTGGTCCTCCTTTTTTGCTTCTCTGCTTGCAGCATTTGAAAGCATAAATTGATGGTCATTACAACCAAactacaagatccaattaccagAATTGCCAATTAAGCCTCATTTTAGAAACGAAACGAAGTGATAATTAATGGAATGCATAATTATAAATTTTAGAATATCTACTTCAGGTGGATGGATACCCTGTGTATAGCATGGCAACACCCACTATTGACGGAGCAAGTGATATTCTGTCATATCTGGGCTCTAAAGACACAACCGGAAGAAGCATTGCACAGAAGGTGGTCGTCACAGATCTTAGAGAGAAAGTGGTTGTTTACATCAAGGGATCGCCATTTGTTTTGAGAGAACTAGATCAACCTGTTGATACTTTGAAGCATGTTGGCATTAGTGGTCCAATGGTGAGAGGCTTTCTTCCAATAATCAGTTCTTTTGGGGGCAATCCTTAAACTATCTTCTGTGCAGGTAGAGAACATAGAGACAAGGCTAAAGGAGGATATACTCTCTGAAATTAAACAACTAGGTGGTCGGTTACTGCTTCATAAAGAAGAATTTAATGCAGCCACAAATCAATGTAGTGTGGTAGGTTACTGGGAACACATAGATCTGGAGGACGTGATGACACCAGCTGAAGTGTACAGCACATTGAGAGACAAGGGCTATTGTATCGACTACAAAAGAATACCTCTAACCAGGGAAAGGGAAGCATTAGCTGCTGATGTAGATGCTATACAATCATTAATCAAAGAGTACGTACACTGATTCTTACATTTGTATAATTTTACGAGTTGCATTGCTCAGTTACAGGATCCAAGACTCACTATTGCTTCTCCACAGATCTGCTAGGTACTATCTCTTTATTTCACACACCGGATATGGTGGTGTTGCTTATGCAATGGCCATTACCTGCCTGGGACTGGGTGCAGATGCAAAGTTTGTAATGGAAGAAACAGCAGAAACACACTTTGTATCAACATCTCTTGCAAAAAATGTGTCCATCAGAACTAAAACTGACATAGCACTTAGGCAGGGTGATTACCGGGACATGTTAAACCTTACTAGAGTGTTGGTACATGGGCCCAAGAGCAAAGAAGAGGTTGACACAGTTATTGACAGGTATTGTAGAGTTATTTCTGCTACTTGAGATGTGCTTTTATAAGAACGAATTAAATACAGTTGTGTACTAACTGCAAGTTTGATGAGTTTCATCATTGATGTGATTCATCTTAACATTTTTCTACATTTTCTTAATTTCCCATTTGTCTCCTTGAAGGTGTTCTGGTGCTGGTCATTTTCGAGAAGATATTATGCATTACAGGAAAGCACTGCAAGATTGTTCacatgacgatgacgacgatgatgatgaggaacactCTTATCTCACTGATATGGGTACAAAAGCTTTGAGGTGTGTTTAATTTGTTTTAACTTGAGGATGTTCATTTTTAAATGCATAATCTCCTCTCTCTTATTCACCATGTATTCTATTTGTTCACACTTGATAGATAATTCTCAAGATAAAGTATCCACATTAGTATCACCTGATGAAAAAAATAAGTGTTCCTTTACCTTAAATTCACGATAATATGATTTCTCAACAATTATGATTCTTGTTATTTAGCACAAACACTTCAACATACATGTTTCCATTATATGTTAGTCAGTACCTCAAGGAATCATACAATGATAGTGTTCAATCATTTTGTGGTGCAATACACTGTCATGAAATAGGGCCTAATTTTGATATATACTTCTGGAAAATCAGTGATTTTGAGAAGTGCCACAGAAAACATGCAATTGACTGCAACTAGAAATATTGGTCCTTTTTCCTTATTTGGACTAGAGGAGTTATATCCAGGTACATATGATCGTTTTGATCTATCAGGAATCCCAACAATTAATGTTAGCTAGCAACATTCCAGCCACATTATGCTCATAACCATGCGTCCATGCCACACATGCGGTGCTCGTGTTGCCAAGAGAACCACCGGTCAGCTAGCCATAACTAAACACGTGTGTTGAGTGGGCTGACTAAACTATCATGAAATTCACAATATAACCCATGTTAGGCCTTGTTTGGCTGCACTTGTATCCACCtcaaatccacatgtgttggaatgGATTGGGGTGGAAATTAAATCaatggattgaggtggatacgagtgtaactaaacaagcccttacaTGTGATCCAGGGGGGTTGACACCCAAAATCTTTCCCTTCCTGTTAGCCACATGATAACGAATCAATGGTAaaaggcgtacccagtgcagagagctcccgctctatgcggggtctggggaagggtgtcagtggcaagccttaccctcgcctgtgcaatgcgaggagaccgcgactcgaacccgggaccttccggtcacaggcggtaagactctaccacttgcaccaggcccgcccttcataacGAATCAATGGTGCTGTGTTTAAAATCTTCTTGTGAAATTGTTACCTCCTATGAAAATTTATTAACATCAGAAAGAACTTCT harbors:
- the LOC136523223 gene encoding uncharacterized protein — encoded protein: MDAGETEDVRAAAAAEEVISSRGGSVLGKKTILKSDHFPGCQNKRLTPQIDGAPNYRQAGSLRVHGVAMPTMEGIANVLNHIGAHKKGKQTRILWHSLREEPVIYINGRPFVLRDVERPFSNLEYTGINRERVEQMEFRLKEDILQEASRYGNKILVTDELPSGQMVDQWESVEYDTVKTPLEVYEELQHQGYLVDYERVPITDEKAPKEGDFDNLVRRISQVDIETEIVFNCQMGRGRTTTGMVIATLVYLNRIGASGIPRTGSIGKVFYAGNDVDDYMPSSEEATLRGEYAVIRSLVRVLEGGVEGKRQVDKVIDKCDTMQNLREAIATYRNNILRQPDEMKREASLSFFVEYLERYYFLICFAVYVHSVNSAHQTTLSVEVSFSDWMRARPELYSILRRLLRRYPMGALGYSSSKPPLTKIVESANGRPQDMDVVAAMRNGEVLGRLTVLKSDHCPGNHSLNLPERVEGAPNFREIPGFPVYGVANPTVDGIRAVIQCISTSKGGRPVLWHNMREEPVIYINGKPFVLREVERPCKNMLEYTGIDRARVERMEARLKEDILREAERYGGAIMVIHETDDGEIFDTWENVDNEAVLTPLEVYKNLESEGLPIKYARVPITDGKAPKSSDFDTIAFNVTSASKSTAFVFNCQMGRGRTTTGTVIACLLKLRIDHGRPIRIAVCQYGHEDDAIYSTGGDTADHNGHLNSESWKPRTLTKLNSGFGINDILVLRKITRLFDNGIECRQTLDTVIDRCSALQNIRQAVLKYTRVINQQHVEPRVRRVALNRGAEYLERYLKLIAFLAYLGCEAFDGFCGQGETKISFKGWLQQRPEIQTMKWSIRLRPGRFFTVPHEQKATYPPPQGDVTMETIVKARSGSVLGKGSILKMYFFPGQKRSNSVNFQGAPHVFKVDGYPVYSMATPTIDGASDILSYLGSKDTTGRSIAQKVVVTDLREKVVVYIKGSPFVLRELDQPVDTLKHVGISGPMVENIETRLKEDILSEIKQLGGRLLLHKEEFNAATNQCSVVGYWEHIDLEDVMTPAEVYSTLRDKGYCIDYKRIPLTREREALAADVDAIQSLIKESARYYLFISHTGYGGVAYAMAITCLGLGADAKFVMEETAETHFVSTSLAKNVSIRTKTDIALRQGDYRDMLNLTRVLVHGPKSKEEVDTVIDRCSGAGHFREDIMHYRKALQDCSHDDDDDDDEEHSYLTDMGTKALRRYFFLITFRSYLYSKRSCEATFTSWMKARPELGHLCDNLKLDK